In a genomic window of Lathamus discolor isolate bLatDis1 chromosome 4, bLatDis1.hap1, whole genome shotgun sequence:
- the C4H21orf140 gene encoding uncharacterized protein C21orf140 homolog yields the protein MQRFANPLLRHVLPRGCSDAAQKQQCLKYLRSLRTLQFNGFNTVFLGETDIPESLITGEKSSEEADLRWPIWTLVHAGSCQGWVPWQYKLLLRGDLPTHQQNRAFQELCESLTTSHGKCVIVTRDKTQLRHVGAKDGKEMETETLPPALPAIHTASIKYCPEVARANGHELLVVPASFNYLYPMDVAWSSLKWFIINNRNKFSLRSFERTHSYRCILLSDLIVKGLENMTPNKWNAAFNRVKRWENYYLGTLS from the coding sequence ATGCAGCGCTTCGCAAATCCGCTCCTCCGGCATGTACTTCCCAGGGGCTGTTCTGATGCTGCTcaaaagcagcagtgcctgaAGTATTTAAGATCTCTGAGGACACTGCAGTTCAATGGCTTCAACACTGTTTTTTTAGGGGAAACAGATATTCCAGAGAGTCTTATAACAGGAGAAAAATCATCTGAGGAAGCTGACCTGCGTTGGCCAATATGGACGCTTGTTCACGCTGGCAGCTGCCAAGGGTGGGTGCCTTGGCAGTACAAACTGCTATTAAGAGGTGATCTGCCCACCCATCAGCAGAATAGGGCTTTTCAGGAATTGTGTGAGTCTCTGACTACATCCCATGGGAAGTGTGTAATTGTGACGAGggataaaacacagctgaggCATGTGGGGGCAAAAGATGGCAAGGAGATGGAGACAGAAACTCTGCCACCAGCCCTACCAGCGATCCACACAGCCAGCATTAAGTATTGCCCCGAAGTTGCTAGAGCCAATGGCCATGAACTTCTTGTTGTGCCTGCATCCTTCAACTACCTCTACCCGATGGACGTTGCGTGGTCTTCTTTGAAATGGTTTATTATAAACAATAGGAATAAGTTTTCTCTGAGGTCTTTTGAGAGGACCCACTCCTACAGGTGTATCCTCCTGAGTGATTTGATTGTTAAAGGACTGGAGAACATGACCCCAAACAAATGGAATGCAGCATTTAACAGAGTGAAGAGATGGGAGAACTACTACCTTGGTACACTTTCTTAA
- the KCNE1 gene encoding potassium voltage-gated channel subfamily E member 1: protein MLELSNDTALNSLLSKLLQDYLEQTNSSAPSQAVSASSNLEIIYVLLIIGLFGFFTVGIMLTNIRARRLENSRDPYNTYIATDIWHKKDREYFQAKLIENYKLCCVFENQLAVEQPSMQIPEAKSS from the coding sequence atGTTGGAGCTGTCTAATGACACAGCCCTGAATTCACTTCTCTCCAAGCTGCTTCAAGACTACCTGGAGCAGACAAATAGCTCTGCACCTTCCCAGGCCGTAAGTGCCAGCAGCAACCTGGAAATCATCTACGTGCTGCTGATAATTGGCCTCTTTGGCTTCTTCACAGTGGGAATCATGCTGACCAACATCCGTGCCAGGAGGCTGGAGAACTCCCGCGACCCCTACAACACCTACATTGCCACGGACATTTGGCACAAGAAGGACAGGGAGTATTTTCAAGCCAAGCTCATAGAAAATTACAAGCTGTGCTGTGTCTTTGAAAACCAGCTGGCTGTGGAGCAGCCAAGCATGCAGATTCCTGAGGCAAAGTCTTCCTAG